The genomic interval gtgagttttgcgatattttcttcttggttaatgatctttagaatgtttgccacaaattagtgaaagatatttgttgaaatattaaaattgggatagtttttattgtttgaaaacaaagtgcgtagctttaggtccccccatcatataACTAATAATATATCATAATCTCATAAACCCTTTttaagtgcgagcgcgaagcgagagctgcaatttttgaaaattttatttaatttgtccttaaaattgaacattctgaggggggggggggggggggctcggcccCTTGGATCAGCCTATGGGACCTTTCACATGCACGGATAATTCGTACCGTTATTTGaatgaaacttaactggaattcacctctggagtagaatttgaattatgTGATTGTGATTACGGTTCGTGATTCTATAGTTTaatttcacacgtgctaaaaattcgtcatttgcttattttttcactggaatcattcaaatttcgatgtttttttaccgtgtgaaagggcggacaATCTAATGGAAAGACGAATTGTTGGCAGATAATCTTTGCAATTTTTGCCAGAACTGGCATAATTATGCTTTCTGGCATAATTTCGACCCTTTCAGCATAATTCATTATGCCGGCATAATTCTGGCATAATTAGACTTTTTTCTGGCATAATTTCGACCCTTTCAGCATAATTTGGGGCATAATTAGACTTTTTAAGCAAAGAATCTGGCATAATGATAGCATATTTAGCATAATTTTGATCTATTTGAAGATTTTAAGCCCCTATCACTCTGGGTATAATGGCATAATAATGGGaatcaaatttatatatattttttaaactttcCAATAATTCCCCTCCCCTCGTTCAACTCACTATTTTTCAACCCTCTCATTCCCTTTCTCCTATttcctttctttaaaaaaagccaACTAATGATAGACCAAATCGGTATTTGatgattagacgaaatggcaattagaccaaatgatgatAGACTAAATCGCTATAAGACCTATTAGGCCAAATTTGGCTGTTATacgaaaattaaacaaaatacaaattagaCTAAAAATAGACTAGACTAAATAactattagaccaaatgataagaCTGAATAATGTTAGACGTAATGTCTATAACTGGCTGTAGACCATGTAAGTGTAATAAATTGATCTGATAGTCTATTTGAGATGGCTGTTCGATagttgaataattatttacaatactCGGTAAAACTacaatgtataggcctatagccGGAACACCAATCCGTGGATCAGTTAGCCTACCATTTAAGCCAATACACCGAAGTTCtaggccccgtaacacaaaggttagcgattaatcgctaaattaaatagcctatcaagatcatcgttgcatgcactGTGGTCTGACTAGGAACCATAATTATATACAGAATTGTTCTTATAAAAACAGGCTTGaactgtccagtttttaggtctaaatataaaataaatcagctcgcgcttcacgctcgcattgtttgattacccatcctatttatgattgcaAATAGTTTACAATCAGAATGCCaaatgttttcagctcgcgcttcgcgctaacattattttgattggttagatatatattatattcatgAGCCACTGCAAAACAGTCATTGATAGGTCCCTTTTCAGGTTAGTATATCAATAATTTCAGCTCGCATAGTTAGACACGCATAATTATTAATTGTTATTggtaaaatgcttaaaatgtcctggggagtgtttcatcaacatttccatcccacaagttgtcagatctgaaaaatttccttgattctgattggcagAGGAGCACcattactatggcaactgttggataaaacgtGCGAAAACGCTCCCCATGCAGGTTTCACGTCGGAAAATCAAAGTTTCAGCTTGCGTTTCGCGCCCGCATATTAAGATAAGCCTATATAAAttatccatcctgttcatggtcacaaaatgtacttagaatatccagttttcaggtagagatgtaaaaaaaaatttagctcgcgcttcgcgcgctcgcattacttgATTGGTTAGATTATGTATGCAAATAGGTACTTTTACGGGTCagtaatattaaaaatttccatCTTGCACTTTACGCTTGCATGATTCGTTTAGTTAGATACGtttcttgttcatgattacaaaaactgcccagaatatttcattttcaggcCAAAATATATGAGATatgcttaaaaaaaattgagctcgcatGATTAAGACCtcatgagataccttatctttCTTGCAAGCGTTAAGATAATATGTACTTCAAACGTTTTTCTTAAGCTGTTAAGTTAGGAcgaactcccccccccccaaaaaaaaaaaaaaatagtaataataaaacaaaccCACGAAGATTAGATTTtggcggccgatcggggaaatgTGAATGAATTTCGTCCCCGCCTCCTTctatataccatggtcacatttgttctacggcggccgtacggcgagtcgaaaacagccgttttattcatttttattcaaatcacctaTATCTGGCTGgaagaaaaatgttaaaacggctgttttcgactcgccgtacggccgccgtagaacaaatgtgaccatggtaatATTGATGAAAGCTGGAACTGCCCCTGGGTATGACGAAAGAAAAGGTGACTGATGAGAATCTGGAATACTTCAAGACTCATGATCGTCGGACGTCGGTATAGTCGGCCGGTACCGATATATGTCGATAATCAAGGGCCTCAACCCCCGAAAGGCCTAGCGACGCCCcttgggagcgtttcatcaacattgttGTCCGGCCGAcagagttgtcagatctgacttcattttgattggttgagaattACACTGTTACTGGGGTAATtgcggataaaacaggacttgccGGATAAAACgcccgacaagtcctttcaatGAAACGCTCTCCTGCATGGGTCCCGTAACAcgaaggttagcgattaatcgtacgcttgatttttacgactgattgtacattgtagtcaatgtaatAAATCGTGGAAAAATgtgtctacgatcattgctaagcttttagTTACTGGTCCATGGTCGCCGATATCGGTATTGAGCATCTAGCTGAAAGTGGGTGCTATAATGTAATTGTCAGATTCATAATAGAATTCGGTAAACATGGTAAGCATCGTTTGGTTTCTTTGAAAAGATGGATGACAATCGAGCTGAATCAAAACAGGATTGTTCGTTTGATGTTGGTGAGAAGAAAGCACTCCCGCCTATTCCTGGAACTCCACCCAATCAAGGAAAAGGATGCCATCGTGAGAAAGTTGAACAGGTGAAATACATTTCAATTTGAATATGGGTCAATCCATTTGGGTTACAATATGTCCTGTATGTGACAGAGATAACTGATATTCATGTGAAATGAATCTGTTGATGCATGAGGTTAGCTAAGTTTTTGATAAATGTCAATGCGTGCGATACAGGTCTCTTACCAATTAAAGTAATCCATGTTTGAATTAGAAGTCTGGTTTGGATTTGTCTGTTGCAGTTCAAATTCATTTGATTCCCTCGGTCACATGGACTTCACATCACCGGCAATAGACTCCCATGTTTAAGTACAATTCGTGATTTTGTAAGTGAACCTTAGAGTCGGACACAAAATTTGGCTGGAGAGATAATGATTAGAAAATACTTGTCTTGTTTAAACTAGACACGCTCTTAGTTATGgtaaatcacaaataaaattgtCCAAACCTGCATTCTCCAAAGAAGCAGATTGGAGTTTCCTAACggtataattataattgttatatggggggggggggggggggggggctcgacCGATATAGATGATGACTAAACCAGCCTTTCTCAGAGATTCCGACGCACTATTGTCCTCACGGTCCTTCCAACCACGAGACAGGACCACGttaatcaaaatcatatcataaaaacagattttatgattttatgactTTATTACAGAACACTCAAACCGAGATGAATGAGCCCAATTTAGTTGCAACTTCTAATAACATTACAGAAATAATCAGGAATCATCGTGGCAATCGAAAAGATGGCCCGAATCTGTTGACGGGAAGGATATCACCGCGGAAGAAGAGGACTGGTAACCGTGTTGAACCTAACAAAAAGAAGCATCAATGTGGGTTGTACGACGCACCACCTCCCAAACCCGAACGCAGACAACTCACTGGATTCTTCCACCCAGGCCTGGCTAGTATTCAAGGAAATATTAATACGCTCCAACATCATAGTGTAAACAGATTGCCACAGAGTGCAAGAAAATTCATGACAAAGGAGACAAAGTACAAGGTCGATACCGTGCATGGTCACCGTGTGCCAGTGACCCAAGATCTTGATTTCTGCCCAAATCGTGCACAGAAACAGAAGTGGAAACGCCGACTGTCCCCAATCAAACGGAAAGTAGTTCAATGCGAGAGAGATGCCCCAGTTAAAGAAGAACATCAACAGCTAAGTAATGAAGGAGGTGAAAACCAATCAGAAAATAACGATAAGACTGTAGACAGGTCAATGTTAAGCGGGGAACCAGATCAAATAAAGGTTATCAGTGTTGTGACACCATTGGAAGATCCACAAATTGAATGCCGTCTTGAAGATGAAGAAACGGCGATGCCATCCAATCAAGTACCAGATATGAAAGCATATCGGCAAGATGGTGACCAATGCGATAAGTCTTCAACAACTCACCCTGGtccaataaattcaaacacTGAATATGCTGAATCCGGAAATTCTATATCTTATCCAAAGCGACCAGCTTTGATAGAAGATGCAATTCGAGAGCTTGTAAATTCAATGGTTTCTCGGATATCACCTGAGCTGGATAACAGTGCTGACCAAAATTCTTCTCCATTGTCAGATACTTCATCTTCTGAGTATAAGCAGCTCATCTCAATAGGAATCCAAACGAATTTGATGGATTTAGAATGCCAAGATAGAACAAAAATCTCCCTTCTCAATGACGAAAGTTGTTGTGCAGAATGTGTCACAGAACGTTCGAGTGAGGACGTAGAGCGTTCCAGTTCACAAGAAGTTCCAGGGTCATGTTCATCACAGACTGAAGAACACCAACTTAGGTATGTTGAGAGTTATTCGGCAAGCGACAAACCTGATTCCGATAACAACGACGATCATATTCACAACAGAGAAGAATATACGGTTCATTTATCGGTGAGCAAAGGAACCATGACTCCAACTATACTGGGATGGCAAGCCCTCGAAGATTCCCTTGGCCAAGAAAATCCCGTTAGTAACAGACCAATCACAACCCCTAGTGTGGAGGGTCAGTCATCATTGACTGCTCAGCACATTCTTGAAGTCCCAGGGCTGGGACGAATGAACATGCCATTTCAACATCAGCAAATAGTTCAACCTGAGATAAGTGATATGGACGTAGTGACCGAATCTGTATCAAACAGTGACGAACAGCTTCAGCGTATCCTGATAGAGGATAGCGGTGGGGACTACACACCGGCGGCTCGTACAGAGTCACGGGTGTCAATATTTACACTCGGTCATGGTGATCAGAGAATGGCGATCTCGTCATCACTCAGCAACATTCCATCGCCACAACTGGGCTCTGTTGTCGGCGACGAACAGGAAAATGAATCGAGATTGATAGAAAGTCGAACTGATGCCGATCCTGCAGAAGAAAGATCCCACGAATCTAAACCTTCAAGTAGGGAAAGGCTAGAGAGAGACAGTGTCCAAGAACTGATTGACAACCTGATAGCAGAGCGTCTCAACGGCGTAGCTGAAACTCAGATGAATGATTCGGTAACTGCTGAGAAAGGAGGGAGCCCGCTAACTGACCCAATCCAATTATTCACATTGAGGAGTAACGAACTTTCGGATCATCAGCCCGAAATATTTAGGAGAAATGACCATTCGAACGAAAGTGAAACTGATAACTCTCTCATACaagaaacaatttttacagaatcCCAAACCGATGACGTTAAAACTCCAACCCCAACTGGAGATACGAATAAATTGTTAGAATCTGATAATACTTATGAGGGTGAAAGCGGACAATATGTAAAGAAATTTGCAGACGATGAGCTGCAAGATGCATTTCTTGCAATGGAGGATGCTGTCTCAGCCGCCAAACTGATCATCCGCTACTTAGGTCGTACTGATGCACGGTTAAAGGCAGCCTTGCATCGGTCAGGACCGTGTGACGGTGTCGTCGTCAACTGCCCTGCGGCAGAGCGAGTAGCAAAGGAGGCGCATGCGTTCGCAGTCAGAACGCAATCTGTGTTCATGACGTACTTCAGATTGGCCGAAGCAGAGGATACCTTCAGAGAGTTTGTCCTGAAAGAATTCCCCGGAACAGAGAAGGAGAGAAGGCAACTTAGAAGATGGTGGACTACCAACCAACCTatcattgatgatgataatgaagctGATGACAGCAGCGATATACTGGAAGACAAACAAGAACCATAAACTTCTTTAAAATGGGCATGCATCTTTTAGCATGTTGAGTAATTCAAACCACCAGAAACCTGAAAGAATTCATTCATCGCAAAGTAACAGTATTAAGAACAGTTTGtggattatttttgttaattttgagGGGCCACGGTTGAAGACACTATCCCTttagaatttaaatttgaaGGAAGCTGAAGGCTCTGTCACATCGTTCTGTGCAAGCCTTGCGTGTGACTATTTTTGCTACCCGCAGATCCAAGCGCAGATCACCCGCAGGTCGCCCGCATTGACAGTATCTCGCACGCATCTCACACGCAGATGCTCGCAGAAGCGCACGCataaaagttttgaacatgctcaaaactttgttgcGGGTGAGTTGCGGGCAAGGTCATGCACCCGCAACTCATCGACCGCAAGGCTTGCATGGAAcaatgtgacagggccttaacCTGATAAACCGGACAGACCGCTTGCTTGCCCAGGCGCATGGATCAAGCGGAAGGAGGATGGGCGTATTAAAGGCCCAAGGCATGTGGCCCACCTTCCCATAGTCAAGACATGCAGTTGACATTGTGTTTCCTCTTTTACGAGAATGGTCGGCGGCCTTTAAAATAATATCTGCTAACTTACTTGTTATCTTAATTTTCTtcaggggaggaggggggggggggggtggatgtcaGGAGAACGACCAGCTTTCTGACCTGAGCCCCTGAGATCCACCCATATGTTCTTGTGTTTGGTTTTTTATCATTGATGTATGTTGTGCTGTCTGCCGTTCTAGGTTCCATTGCTCTGCCTGTTTTTGAATTCGCTTTGATTTCAGTTGTATTTGTAATTACAACCcatcaacaaaaacaacaaaaagaatgattttaatcacaataataatatttttaataaaataataataacaatataaggagaagaagaagatgatgataaatCATGGCCCAAGGCGctacatataaaatgaaaattctgAATGAAGACAAGTGAtctaaaaattaaattaaattcaatcataTGAAATTCTTTATAAACTATCTTAACATCACTAAGCGAAGTGTGCTGAATTCACTACACGGGTTTAATTATAAGTATGAAACCCTATACTTTCAataagtgtttttatttttataatcatttacTTAATCTTTTAtcaatttgtttattaatttacTTAATActcattcattatcattattgttatcattatttcttcttttttattgggGCATTGTTTTCATGTATATTGGTGAGtttaattcttattttatttatcgtGAATTTGTGACGCAATAAttgaatcaaaatttcaaaaaggtTGTAAAGTATATGTTCTACTTCGTGAAGGAAGATCACcatagaaattgaaataaaattaaacaattaacgACAAATCCACCACAAGAACTACTCATACCTTTAATCTGACATGTCTGATAGACCttcttgatcatgttgatagcAGGCCTAATAATGAAGATAGTGATGGCGATGGCATCGATGGTGTTGCTTGTAGATAAAGGTGATATTGCAATTAATGGGTTAGTAAAATAGATAATCGCCTGAagcccataggcggatccagggggggggggggcgaagggGCCTCGGCCCCTCCTGTTGGCGGtgtaaaaaaggagaaaaaagggagagagaaaagaagaaaaatgggaaaggagaggggaaaaagaaaagggaaataaaaagtCTTTCATCATGATgccaatatatataaaattgtcGCTTTGTGCTTGGATTGTTTGTTCgctgagatacatatcttgcttaCAGGCTGAACTTGAAATATCCAGTTTTGAAGCCAATAATAAAAGCATATTTCActtcggacatcgagctttcattattttgtttgatttgaaaaagtgctCAGTAAAAAGTTTCgtttggtctgaatatcaaaagttttcagctcgtgctgcgcgcttgcattatttgattaatgaAGTTTCTATTTACTCCATGCTGTACTccgtaaagttctcaaaatatcccttttcaggtcacATCGTCAAAACTTATGAGCTAGCGCAGTGCGCTTGCCGGGGCGCTTGCATTTAGAATAGTGAGATGCAtatttaaaatcccctttttatgacagtttaacaaaaaaattggCTCGCGCTTTACGCTATCATTAAATTGTATCAACCCATGCgatctgttcatgattacaaaaagtgcttaaaatgtcctaTTTTCAAGCCTGATTGAACATTAAAAAATTCGATTTTCATTAGGCCtgttttattaatgatataGTAACCTTTTCACGAATTCTTAAAATCCTAAATTATCTCCTTTTTTGATATCGGAATATCAACAATAACAGCTCAGTTTTTAGACGAGgaatatggaaaaaatggaaaatgtgCTTAATGCCCCGTTATAATAAcctctttttcagatcggaatattaaAAAAGCTGTTCGCGCTTCACACTCGATCGCACTATTCATAAGGAAGATGGGGCCTACCCATGCATCTTTGCCATGATTACAAGATGTGAaaagagtgtcccgtttttgtctcacctgcgaagcagagtgagactataggcgccgcttatCCGatgacggcggcgtcaacaccaaatcttaaccgaaggttaagtttttgaaatgacagcataacgtagaaagtatatggacctagttcattaacttagccataaggttaatcaagtataaaggaaaatgaaacctttagaTCAAGATAGCttatgtgaaaacagaaaaatcaaagaaacagatcaacaaaagtttgacaaaaatctgacaaataatgaggaagttatgagcatttgaatattgcgatcactaatgctatggagatcctccaattggcaatgcgacagagatgtgtgatgtcacatgtgaacaactttcctagtactttagtatatatttcacttaaactgcctcttttatcacatctatcagtagatcatgtattctttctataggagggcatgtatacaattttcaaagaaaacattatggataaagagtttgtatcaccatgagAAAGAGcagaaaaagagacattttgggggtattttatggtccaccaaagggaaagttgttcacatgtgacatcacacatctttgtcgcattgccaagaGGAGGATCTCTacagcattagtgatcgcaatattcaaatgctcataactttctcattatttgtccgatttttctcaaattttctttgttcttattcttcaatttttctctttcaaaacaagtccacatgttccaaaggtttcattcccctttaagttttgagtcacataatcaaggtcaaaggtcatttaggttcaatgaacttagaccatgttggggaatcaacatcaaaatcttaacctaaggttaagtttttgaaatgacagcataacgtagaaagtatatggacctagttcatgaaacttagccataagattaatcaagtattactgaaaatcctgcctgagtttcgggtcacatgatcaaggtcaaaggtcatttagggtcaatgaactttggccaagttgggggtatctgttgaattaccatcataactttgaaagtttatgaatctgattcatgaaacttggacataagagtaatcaagtatcactgaacatcctgtgcgagtatCAAgccacatgatcaaggtcaaagttcatttaaggtcaatgaactttggccatgttgggggtatggTATGCCCCCATGATCCTCTTGATGGACTCTTAAAGGGTAAGTCGTCCCTGACTTCATGTTAGTTGTGGTAAAAGCAGAAAATTAAATTCGTTAGAAAATAAGGCAGTTAATTAAAGGGAAGTTGTGTCATGAGGTTGGTTttaatgaaaacagaaaatccAGCAAAGATTTAcagattttagatttttttaagatatggttttgtgacat from Lytechinus pictus isolate F3 Inbred chromosome 2, Lp3.0, whole genome shotgun sequence carries:
- the LOC129253601 gene encoding uncharacterized protein LOC129253601, translated to MDDNRAESKQDCSFDVGEKKALPPIPGTPPNQGKGCHREKVEQNTQTEMNEPNLVATSNNITEIIRNHRGNRKDGPNLLTGRISPRKKRTGNRVEPNKKKHQCGLYDAPPPKPERRQLTGFFHPGLASIQGNINTLQHHSVNRLPQSARKFMTKETKYKVDTVHGHRVPVTQDLDFCPNRAQKQKWKRRLSPIKRKVVQCERDAPVKEEHQQLSNEGGENQSENNDKTVDRSMLSGEPDQIKVISVVTPLEDPQIECRLEDEETAMPSNQVPDMKAYRQDGDQCDKSSTTHPGPINSNTEYAESGNSISYPKRPALIEDAIRELVNSMVSRISPELDNSADQNSSPLSDTSSSEYKQLISIGIQTNLMDLECQDRTKISLLNDESCCAECVTERSSEDVERSSSQEVPGSCSSQTEEHQLRYVESYSASDKPDSDNNDDHIHNREEYTVHLSVSKGTMTPTILGWQALEDSLGQENPVSNRPITTPSVEGQSSLTAQHILEVPGLGRMNMPFQHQQIVQPEISDMDVVTESVSNSDEQLQRILIEDSGGDYTPAARTESRVSIFTLGHGDQRMAISSSLSNIPSPQLGSVVGDEQENESRLIESRTDADPAEERSHESKPSSRERLERDSVQELIDNLIAERLNGVAETQMNDSVTAEKGGSPLTDPIQLFTLRSNELSDHQPEIFRRNDHSNESETDNSLIQETIFTESQTDDVKTPTPTGDTNKLLESDNTYEGESGQYVKKFADDELQDAFLAMEDAVSAAKLIIRYLGRTDARLKAALHRSGPCDGVVVNCPAAERVAKEAHAFAVRTQSVFMTYFRLAEAEDTFREFVLKEFPGTEKERRQLRRWWTTNQPIIDDDNEADDSSDILEDKQEP